In Styela clava chromosome 14, kaStyClav1.hap1.2, whole genome shotgun sequence, the following are encoded in one genomic region:
- the LOC120340896 gene encoding laminin subunit alpha-5-like isoform X3, which translates to MLKLAVLLLLTALHLDVGYGQPQLIKEPNVLTPPYFNIATGKKIESTATCGEVEPHVFCKLTGGPNEYGYNGNLYQGQFCDECDMQNPTKSHPIKYAIDGTEKWWQSPPLSQGSEYNKINITIHLGQVFHVAYAIIKFANSPRAGTWVLERSSDHGKTFQPWQYFANSDSDCHNLFGIDAFEEITSDDSVMCTSEYSDVVPLERGEVIVSIINRRPGAKNFSHSPVLQEWSKATDVRLRLLRTKTLLGHLMAVQRQDPTVTRRYFYSIKDISIGGRCVCNGHADTCLPDPDDRYKLKCECRHNTCGDSCEYCCPGFVQKEWKAAVPESANQCERCNCHGHSTECDFDEQVAIRRQSLDLDGNYEGGGVCKNCLHNTAGINCEKCADGFYRPANVDPRHPEGCRPCDCDSAFTVGTCEPVTGRCYCKPKYAGDRCDKCAPGYHMFPECEQFGDNVCPCFYNGTRDGICLPENDICPCKYNFAGKYCSECAAGFYNFPDCTPCTCLGQGAISDICDPYSGQCTCDEGFGGLYCDQCAAGYYKYPLCQTCACYTAFTTSDICDPDTGKCFCTELVTGESCNRCLPGYYDFPQCKECECSSPGSASTMCDQESGKCQCKPNFQGPKCEQCAPEYYNYPNCIPCDCDVQGSQRTTCDVVTGQCTCFRYIGGRRCDQCAPDYFNFPRCEDCKCDPRGIKSVVPGVCLAFTTGQCDCKENVVGKYCNECSPLHYNLTLGCVDCNCFLQGTLDGVAACDTEFGDCWCKPYTCTQRCSQCDDGFFGLEESHYFGCTGCQCDAGGAMTEDCDTVDGQCRCKEGVTGRKCDSVAEGYYYPTLLQHRFEVEDGKTTEDQILRFGFNREHFPAFSMKGYGEFSLVQPKAVLDLTITQNSLYKILMYYVNPHSWVLSSTISFVPKTSTDDDSDAEPLCPNCSEQKFIVDFEPSQSPALMTANSVFVLNRGEWNIIIEGEPGLLIDYIVLLPSEYYEPGILQAKITEPCEPTLTQTGKDCLMYTHIPLTGTPQAAAMAFAEQAQHDSPTTAHPTMVLLDGNKKGDNHHTVSMTLNDVDSAGKYVLVLEYASTGDRMKTVDATVTDLAGNTFSDVKFNIYSCEYLFLCRQVALTPLSDVMVFDISVPNIQVDLSVGAGDVVYVSRVHAIPYEKWTMEYVEPKRKCITKEGPEFDECTAWAYPTSATGHKIEVGGGDSVPPTETTGEVDTVLVGGEDNTIEIDMDLDPGRYVFLLHYFNPNHVSFSPNIIISDGGLTHEGTANVTFCPSGDGCRGVVISNNGAVVIDITNRPQTMTIKVPADKAFWLDYILAIPEESYNADQLDLKPVDHSRKFFDECYGVGTEGLIDSATTPTDFCRKAVFSLTMDFNDGALPCDCSGAGTVGGGDVDCEDYGGQCPCKPNVIGRKCDRCMIGFYGFPDCKPCDCDGALCDEINGNCICPPNTVSPSCDQCLPFTHSFHPLAGCVACDCHSQGVENATDLGCSKDDGQCRCRENVEGLRCDKCKAGFFGFPDCSPCVCDTRGSISETCDPASGQCLCKENVEGQQCDRCKMGTFYLNEQNPLGCTKCFCFGATVECSSTRYPMEEIIDMEGWRLLNLKTDTPEIQSDGNTLTVDIYENGGAKEPARTNLYWAAPKAYLNDQIGSYGGVLHFITTSEQGGRGDSTGTFVSVAGDQPAPLTAPNPTVILEGNGMVVGWINRNKQNGESVFLNLTESNFVHQSTGNPVKREEMMMVLSPLSKLRIHATDDPDAAIVRLSDVSMSTTDYDAELGSGPTIPTVEECRCPKGYTGESCQLCDSGHFRENRGPYLGYCAECHCYGHCETCDEHGELIDKKDCLHNTAGENCEKCKDGYIGDATTGDPDACQPCPCPFPSEDGNFAESCEYDEDGDVVCHCQIGYTGEKCDQCALGYFGNPSVIGGDCKQCNCHGNLDFNLVMEICNPISGECKDCLYNTGGKYCERCADGFFGDAKIAKNCTKCPCNECGTLQCDHTYGFCACKPHVIGISCNRCEPGYYNLDSCIGCQDCSCGIGARNNECDTVTGACECAPNVVGLKCDKCAPGHWDYSSMGCKPCNCRNNGDCNPVNGECKCPPGITGPQCDQCKLERHILPPGGLQCESCDTCTHDLLDTIEPMTEKVASASLKLSKVSVGVAAAKRLEDFADRSEDVEDRISETEQHMNDISDDADKLLNAEINDLNDMIMSEEDEEASGLPAPIVDSSSKEQDSYIALKSAVGKTELAVAAMCNKTEALQESIEKTSGRMLRLDANATDINDEIGGFSTDSKDLLEKIPDMFMEEGSAYELEEDASGDNDEYLQKLYDAEMLLTRMKMRVFKPMKKVADAELAQAEELFGLVNINFTLPSEDLDQRVGNVSQDLGDKLTKMKELRAHLNDAIKTVTEVATLNAANSKALTAGRDAINRITVEFEEINQIIGDAQNVLNGGGIDEPGVLDSDALLEAIDQLQPVYDAYVVGLEGMEELVNMSIEKANMLKNDADMLSQLVEETKNDPRNVRAVEAANRYQNIINVMENAREAADKADLDATEARDDVAEKNLGKAADEANVASGKLLNEVQDILNTKIGDLQNDLNAAKKSSQEMDSLAKDLSKRMEAVKDGATTLDHGDIDAKIQKTKEDAAAASDIADDALRAAQQLQDKIDQAPDPNIPLNQELTDVQDILADLPDQIADMNAQVEELNRRAARIALLPKDLALDEKIGEIRKKIELSRSRADSVKVSMQFKHVPLAAADAKPEYAQVHIPPQSFDLSDNIKIEMYVNISKSPDNSLLYLGDASTASGDYIALETIGGKVHYYYKVGSGVGEIIGTHPAINDETWHRIVIERKKNKIGSLQVFNLDGYRRGRHRRTRADYLPGAPERLVSHKTIFLLGGNPLPVLPGKIQNNQMTGCIEGVKVNDESVGLWNFVSYNGPKPGQTCAGEGRKSPLSVSTSNRYWRFRGVDSYIRASETQLRQLNSYADTTGISFVSFKFLTKQHDGLLLFVGQSVDQFFALEIRDGKLHLSCNFGWDEPKEGVSTDTYPDVSTIAQAFNVKIGIVNVGRNVKMIALVLNTELSINMTFTDWSPNIQGDVWFGGIHRNDIKQEFSQYVKNINTNYRGCIRDLSFHRRYTFNIYEAYERIGVTPGCDGDDIPPIDAKDEGFISIADNYPNVENMEGLAREPEPTPLAATVVPDIVPPDEGVEEPVVETEEVRPPRTFDIEDARLIYVPDDPDEAVLKSDGKLDDTDTGLMDKNADVSSKEIGNLDDSMINSEKPVANDKPNEKVSIDILKETVVVDPPLEDPKLKIKEENVEIVLEEETGMGDEVIDIKEVDIEMENSKEVVGETLKNENEQVGSNADIESDDTETADEPISVEDDVPGELKAEAYGDPKEEAQNFAEDDVASSSVVPAILIIIGVIVGVVLFAAVVSAVMKGGLFAGGAGSVPANPPPPPMEQAPLNDVQAQRVAQMDW; encoded by the exons ATGTTGAAATTGGCGGTGCTCCTACTACTGACCGCCCTACATCTGGACGTGGGCTACGGGCAGCCTCAATTGATAAAAGAACCGAATGTATTGACTCCGCCATATTTTAACATCGCTACAG GAAAGAAAATTGAATCGACTGCGACATGCGGTGAAGTCGAACCCCACGTATTTTGCAAACTAACTGGCGGACCAAACGAATATGGATACAATGGAAATCTATATCAGGGACAGTTCTGTGACGAATGCGACATGCAAAACCCCACTAAATCTCACCCCATCAAATACGCAATCGATGGAACTGAGAAATGGTGGCAGAGTCCTCCGTTGTCACAAGGAAGTGAATACAACAAAATTAACATCACAATTCATCTTGGACAG gtTTTCCACGTCGCATATGCCATCATCAAGTTCGCCAATTCTCCACGTGCCGGTACCTGGGTTTTGGAACGATCGTCTGATCACGGAAAAACTTTCCAACCATGGCAGTATTTTGCTAACAGTGACAGTGATTGCCACAATCTGTTTGGTATCGATGCTTTTGAAGAAATTACTAGCGATGATAGCGTCATGTGTACATCAGAATACTCCGACGTTGTTCCATTGGAACGCGGCGAG gTAATTGTTTCTATCATCAATCGGCGTCCTGGCGCAAAAAATTTCTCGCATTCCCCAGTTCTTCAAGAATGGAGCAAGGCTACTGACGTGAGACTGCGTCTTCTGCGCACCAAAACACTTCTCGGACACTTGATGGCAGTTCAGAGACAAGATCCCACTGTGACTAGAAGA TATTTCTACAGTATCAAAGATATTAGCATTGGTGGAAGATGTGTCTGCAATGGCCACGCTGATACTTGCTTGCCAGATCCCGATGATAGATACAA GCTTAAATGCGAATGCCGACACAACACATGTGGAGATAGCTGCGAGTATTGTTGTCCCGGTTTTGTCCAGAAAGAATGGAAAGCTGCTGTTCCAGAAAGTGCAAATCAATGCGAAC GATGCAATTGCCACGGCCACAGCACTGAATGCGATTTCGACGAGCAAGTCGCGATAAGACGGCAATCTCTTGATTTGGATGGCAATTACGAAGGAGGTGGTGTCTGCAAAAACTGCCTTCATAACACTGCTGGAATCAACTGCGAGAAGTGTGCTGATGGTTTCTACAGACCTGCTAATGTTGACCCAAGACATCCTGAGGGATGCAGAC cTTGTGATTGTGATAGCGCATTCACTGTTGGTACATGCGAACCAGTGACTGGACGATGCTACTGTAAGCCCAAGTACGCAGGAGACAGATGTGATAAATGTGCACCTGGATATCACATGTTCCCAGAATGCGAAC AATTCGGAGATAATG TCTGTCCCTGCTTTTACAATGGTACCAGAGATGGAATCTGCTTGCCAGAGAATGATATTTGTCCATGCAAGTACAATTTTGCTGGAAAATATTGCAGTGAATGTGCCGCTGGATTTTATAACTTCCCAGATTGTACAC cCTGCACTTGTCTTGGTCAAGGAGCAATTAGCGATATTTGCGACCCATACAGCGGACAGTGTACTTGTGATGAGGGATTCGGGGGATTATATTGTGACCAGTGTGCAGCAGGGTACTACAAATATCCGCTTTGTCAAACATGTGCTTGCTACACAGCTTTTACTACCTCAGAT ATTTGTGATCCTGATACTGGAAAGTGTTTCTGTACTGAGTTGGTGACTGGAGAATCATGCAATCGCTGTTTACCTGGTTATTACGACTTCCCACAATGCAAAG AATGTGAATGCTCAAGCCCTGGAAGTGCAAGTACCATGTGTGATCAGGAGAGTGGAAAATGCCAATGCAAACCTAACTTTCAAGGACCTAAATGTGAACAATGTGCGCCAGAATATTACAA cTATCCGAACTGCATCCCATGTGACTGTGACGTACAAGGTTCTCAACGAACGACTTGTGATGTGGTGACTGGCCAATGTACCTGCTTCCGATATATTGGTGGACGTCGTTGTGACCAATGTGCACCCGATTACTTCAACTTCCCTCGATGTGAAGACTGTAAATGTGATCCAAGAGGGATCAAGTCTGTTGTACCAGGCGTCTGTCTTGCTTTCACCACC GGCCAATGCGACTGCAAAGAGAATGTTGTTGGAAAGTATTGTAATGAATGCAGTCCCCTGCATTATAACTTAACACTCGGATGTGTTGATTGTAATTGCTTTCTCCAGGGAACACTCGATGGTGTTGCTGCCTGCGATACAGAG TTTGGTGATTGCTGGTGCAAACCCTATACATGCACTCAAAGATGCTCTCAGTGCGATGATGGATTTTTTGGACTTGAGGAAAGCCATTACTTTGGTTGTACTGGATGTCAGTGTGATGCTGGTGGTGCAATGACAGAGGATTGTGACACAGTAGATGGGCAATGTCGTTGTAAAGAAGGAGTAACAGGCAGAAAATGTGATAG TGTTGCTGAAGGCTACTACTACCCAACTCTACTTCAGCATAGATTTGAGGTTGAAGATGGCAAAACAACTGAAGACCAAATCTTGCGTTTTGGTTTCAATCGAGAACATTTTCCAGCTTTCAGTATGAAAGGTTATGGAGAATTTTCTCTTGTCCAG CCAAAAGCTGTGTTGGATCTGACTATAACACAGAACAGCTTGTATAAAATACTGATGTACTATGTCAACCCTCATTCATGGGTTCTTTCTTCCACTATTTCCTTTGTTCCGAAAACTTCTACTGATGATGACAGTGACGCAGAACCTCTATGCCCCAATT GTTCGGAGCAAAAAtttattgttgattttgaaCCAAGTCAAAGTCCAGCTTTGATGACTGCTAACAGCGTATTTGTTCTTAATCGTGGAGAATGGAACATCATTATTGAAGGCGAACCAg gaCTTCTCATTGACTACATTGTTCTTCTGCCATCTGAATACTATGAACCGGGAATTCTTCAAGCTAAAATCACAGAACCTTGTGAGCCAACACTAACTCAAACAGGAAAAGATTGTCTCATGTACACACACATACCACTCACTGGAACTCCTCAGGCTGCAGCCATGGCCTTCGCTGAGCAAGCACA aCATGATTCTCCTACAACTGCACACCCAACTATGGTTTTACTTGATGGAAACAAAAAAGGTGATAATCACCATACAGTGTCCATGACTTTGAATGATGTAGACAGCGCAGGAAAATACGTCCTTGTTCTTGAATATGCAAGTACTGGAGACAGAATGAAAACTGTCGATGCCACAGTTACAGATTTAGCAGGAAACACATTTTCTGATGTGAAATTCAATATCTACTCGTGCGAGTATCTTTTCCTTTGTCGGCAAGTTGCACTCACACCTTTGAGTGATGTCATG GTCTTTGATATTTCTGTCCCAAATATCCAAGTGGACCTGAGCGTTGGTGCTGGTGATGTTGTTTATGTGAGTCGTGTTCATGcaattccatatgaaaaatGGACAATGGAATATGTGGAACCTAAAAGAAAGTGCATCACTAAAGAAGGACCCGAATTTGATGA ATGCACTGCTTGGGCTTATCCAACTTCTGCTACTGGACACAAGATTGAAGTAGGAGGTGGTGATTCTGTTCCTCCTACTGAAACTACTGGGGAAGTTGATACTGTCTTAGTTGGTGGTGAAGACAACACTATAGAGATTGACATGGATCTTGATCCTGGCCG atatgtatttttacttcactatttcAACCCCAACCATGTATCATTCTCACCTAATATTATCATCTCTGATGGCGGTCTTACACATGAAGGAACTGCAAATGTTACCTTTTGTCCAAGCGGAGATGGATGCAGAGGCGTTGTTATATCTAACAATGGAGCTGTGGTTATTGATATCACCAACCGACCACAAACAATGACAATTAAAGTGCCAGCAG ATAAAGCTTTCTGGTTGGATTACATTCTTGCCATACCAGAGGAATCTTATAACGCTGATCAACTTGACTTAAAACCAGTTGATCATTCAAGAAAATTCTTTGATGAATGTTATGGAGTGGGAACTGAAGGATTGATTGACTCTGCGACAACTCCAACAGACTTTTGTCGCAAGGCAGTGTTCTCATTAACTATGGACTTCAATGATGGAGCTTTACCATGTGATTGCTCTGGTGCTGGCACAGTTGGCGGTGGAGATGTAGATTGTGAG GACTATGGTGGTCAATGCCCTTGCAAGCCAAATGTGATTGGAAGAAAATGTGACAGGTGTATGATAGGATTCTATGGATTCCCAGATTGCAAACCGTGCGATTGTGATGGTGCATTATGTGATGAG ATCAATGGAAACTGCATCTGTCCACCCAACACTGTTTCCCCATCTTGTGATCAATGCCTTCCTTTTACACATTCCTTCCATCCTCTTGCTGGATGTGTTGCATGCGATTGCCATTCTCAAGGGGTAGAAAATGCAACTGACCTTGGATGTAGCAAGGATGATGGTCAATGCAGATGCAGAGAAAATGTTGAAGGACTAAGATGTGACAAATGTAAAGCAGGATTTTTTGGATTCCCTGATTGTAGCCCTTGCGTTTGTGATACACGTGGAAGCATCTCGGAAACATGCGATCCAGCCAGTGGACAATGTTTATGCAAAGAAAATGTAGAAGGACAACAATGTGATAGATGTAAAATG GGTACTTTCTATCTGAATGAACAAAATCCTCTCGGATGCACAAAATGCTTCTGTTTTGGAGCCACAGTTGAATGTAGCAGCACTCGATACCCCATGGAGGAAATTATTGATATGGAAGGCTGGCGgcttttgaatttgaaaac AGATACACCAGAAATTCAGAGTGATGGTAACACTCTTACCGTGGATATCTATGAAAATGGAGGAGCTAAAGAACCTGCCAGAACCAACTTGTATTGGGCTGCACCAAAAGCATATCTGAATGACCAAATTGGATCCTATGGTGGCGTTTTACACTTCATTACCACTTCAGAACAAGGTGGACGAGGAGACAGCACTGGTACATTTGTTTCGGTCGCCGGAGATCAACCTGCTCCTCTAACTGCTCCAAATCCAACAGTCATTTTGGAG GGCAATGGTATGGTTGTTGGCTGGATAAACAGAAACAAACAGAATGGAGAATCAGTATTCCTCAACTTGACTGAATCAAATTTTGTTCATCAAAGCACTG GAAACCCAGTGAAACGTGAAGAAATGATGATGGTTCTTAGTCCTTTGTCAAAATTGCGTATCCATGCTACTGATGATCCAGATGCAGCCATCGTCAGGCTTTCGGATGTTAGTATGTCAACTACTGATTATGATGCTGAACTCGGATCAGGTCCAACTATACCAACCGTTGAGGAATGCCGCTGCCCCAAAg gATACACTGGAGAGTCTTGCCAATTGTGTGACAGTGGACATTTTAGAGAAAATCGTGGACCTTATTTGGGTTATTGTGCAGAGTGCCATTGTTATGGACATTGTGAAACTTGTGATGAACATGGTGAATTGATTGACAAGAAGGATTGTCTTCATAATACg GCTGgtgaaaattgtgaaaaatgtaAAGATGGATACATTGGAGATGCAACTACTGGAGATCCAGATGCTTGCCAGCCTTGTCCATGTCCATTCCCATCAGAAGATGGAAATTTCGCAGAGTCTTGTGAATATGATGAAG ATGGTGATGTTGTCTGTCACTGCCAGATTGGTTACACAGGAGAAAAGTGCGACCAGTGTGCTCTCGGATATTTTGGAAACCCATCAGTTATCGGTGGAGATTGTAAACAGTGCAATTGCCATGGAAACCTTGATTTTAACTTGGTGATGGAAATTTGCAATCCGATAAGTG GTGAATGCAAAGACTGCTTGTACAATACTGGTGGAAAATACTGTGAAAGATGCGCAGATGGCTTTTTTGGAGATGCCAAAATTGCCAAGAACTGTACCAAATGTCCATGCAATGAATGTGGTACTCTGCAATGTGATCATACATATGGATTCTGTGCTTGCAAGCCTCATGTTATTGGTATCTCATGTAACCGTTGTGAGCCAG gaTATTACAATTTGGATTCCTGCATTGGTTGTCAAGACTGCAGCTGTGGGATTGGTGCTAGAAACAATGAGTGTGATACTGTGACTGGAGCATGTGAATGTGCACCAAATGTTGTCGGACTGAAATGTGACAAATGTGCACCAGGGCACTGGGACTACTCATCCATGGGATGCAAAC CCTGCAATTGTCGAAACAATGGAGATTGTAATCCGGTCAATGGCGAATGCAAATGTCCACCAGGTATCACTGGCCCTCAATGCGACCAATGCAAACTGGAACGTCACATTCTACCACCAGGCGGTCTTCAATGTGAAA GCTGTGACACCTGTACACATGATCTTCTTGACACCATTGAGCCAATGACGGAAAAAGTAGCTAGCGCCAGTCTTAAGTTGTCAAAAGTATCAGTTGGAGTTGCAGCAGCAAAAAGACTTGAAGATTTCGCGGACCGCTCTGAGGATGTCGAA gaTCGTATTTCTGAGACAGAACAACATATGAATGACATTAGTGATGATGCTGATAAGCTTTTGAATGCCGAAATTAATGATTTGAATGATATGATAATGTCTGAAGAGGATGAG GAGGCATCAGGTTTACCTGCACCTATTGTCGATTCTTCTTCCAAGGAACAAGACTCTTACATTGCGCTTAAATCTGCTGTAGGAAAAACTGAACTTGCA GTTGCTGCTATGTGCAATAAAACTGAGGCACTTCAAGAAAGCATTGAAAAGACTAGTGGAAGAATGTTAAGATTAGATGCCAATGCCACTGATATTAATGATGAAATCGGTGGGTTTTCAACAGATTCAAAAGATCTTCTTGAAAAG ATTCCAGACATGTTTATGGAAGAAGGATCAGCTTATGAG CTTGAGGAAGATGCTTCAGGAGACAATGACGAATATCTTCAAAAATTATATGACGCTGAAATGTTGTTAACAAGAATGAAGATGAGAGTATTTAAACCTATGAAGAAGGTCGCTGATGCTGAACTAGCTCAAGCAGAAGAAT TATTTGGACTAGTAAAcatcaacttcactctgccttCCGAGGATTTGGATCAAAGAGTTGGAAACGTTAGTCAAGATCTCGGTGACAAATTGACCAAAATGAAAGAATTAAGAGCTCATTTGAATGATGCTATTAAAACTGTAACAGAAGTAGCAACATTGAATGCCGCCAATAGTAAAGCACTCACAGCAGGCAGAGATGCCATTAACA gAATTACTGTTGAATTTGAAGAAATCAATCAAATAATTGGTGATGCACAGAATGTGTTAAATGGAGGTGGTATTGATGAACCTGGTGTGTTGGACAGCGATGCTTTACTCGAAGCTATTGATCAACTTCAACCTGTTTATGATGCTTATGTTGTGGGATTAGAAGGAATGGAGGAACTTGTCAATATG TCTATTGAAAAAGCTAACATGTTGAAGAATGATGCCGATATGCTTTCACAACTGGTTGAAGAAACAAAGAATGATCCTCGTAATGTTAGAGCAGTCGAAGCTGCAAACAGATATCAGAATATTATCAATGTTATGGAAAATGCACGAGAGGCAGCTGACAAGGCAGATTTG GATGCTACAGAAGCAAGAGACGATGTAGCTGAAAAGAATTTAGGTAAAGCAGCTGATGAAGCAAATGTTGCCAGTGGGAAACTTCTCAATGAAGTACAAGATATTCTCAATACCAAAATTGGTGATCTTCAGAATGATCTTAAT gCTGCCAAGAAGAGTTCTCAGGAAATGGATTCTTTGGCAAAAGATCTCTCTAAAAGAATGGAAGCAGTGAAAGATGGTGCTACTACTTTAGATCATG gtGATATTGAtgccaaaatacaaaaaacaaaagaagATGCAGCAGCAGCTTCAGATATTGCTGATGATGCTTTGAGAGCAGCACAACAATTACAAGACAAGATTGACCAAGCTCCTGATCCAAATATTCCACTTAATCAAGAGCTAACTGATGTTCAAGACATAT TGGCTGATCTACCCGACCAAATTGCTGATATGAACGCACAAGTGGAAGAGCTTAATCGACGTGCTGCTAGAATCGCTTTACTTCCTAAAGATCTTGCATTGGATGAAAAAATAGGTGAAATAAGAAAGAAGATTGAATTGTCAAGAAGCCGTGCTGACAGC GTCAAGGTATCAATGCAATTCAAGCATGTACCTCTTGCTGCTGCAGATGCCAAGCCTGAATATGCACAAGTTCACATCCCACCACAGTCATTTGATCTCAGTGACAACATCAAGATTGAAATGTACGTCAACATCTCAAAATCACCAGACAATTCTCTCTTATACTTAGGAGATGCTTCA ACTGCTTCTGGGGATTACATCGCTTTGGAAACTATTGGAGGCAAAGTACACTATTATTATAAAGTTGGATCTGGTGTTGGTGAAATTATTGGTACACATCCAGCAATCAATGATGAAACGTGGCATCGTATTGTCATAGAAAG aaaaaaaaacaagattggATCACTACAAGTTTTCAACCTTGATGGATATCGTAGAGGCCGCCATAGAAGAACAAGGGCGGATTATTTGCCTGGTGCACCAGAAAGGCTGGTCTCCCACAAGACCATCTTCTTGTTAGGGGGCAATCCATTGCCAGTG CTACCaggaaaaatacaaaacaatcaaATGACTGGATGTATTGAGGGTGTTAAAGTTAATGATGAAAGTGTTGGACTCTGGAATTTTGTTTCATACAATGGTCCAAAGCCTGGTCAAACCTGTGCTGGAGAAGG acgCAAATCACCACTCAGCGTTTCAACTAGCAATAGATATTGGCGTTTCCGAGGTGTTGACAGTTACATTCGAGCAAGTGAAACACAACTTCGCCAACTAAATTCCTATGCAGATACTACTGGAATCAGCTTTGTTAGCTTCAAATTTTTGACTAAACAACATGATGGCCTGCTTCTTTTCGTCGGACAGAGCGTg GATCAATTCTTTGCTTTGGAAATTAGAGATGGAAAATTGCATTTGTCTTGCAATTTTGGTTGGGATGAACCTAAAGAAGGAGTCAGCACTGACACATACCCAGATGTATCCACCATTGCACAAGCTTTCAACGTGAAGATCGGAATAGTTAATGTTGGCAGAAACGTAAAGATGATTGCTTTGGTCCTCAACACTGA GCTCAGCATAAACATGACTTTCACGGATTGGTCACCAAATATTCAAGGCGATGTCTGGTTTGGCGGAATTCATAGAAATGACATCAAACAAGA attTAGTCAATATGTAAAGAACATCAATACAAACTACCGCGGATGCATCAGAGACTTATCTTTCCATAGAAGatatactttcaatatttacGAAGCTTACGAAAGAATCGGAGTCACCCCTGGATGTGATGGAGAT gACATTCCGCCCATTGACGCCAAAGATGAGGGATTTATTAGCATAGCAGACAATTATCCCAATGTTGAAAATATGGAAGGACTAGCAAGAGAACCTGAACCTACTCCACTGGCAGCAACTGTAGTACCAGATATTGTGCCACCAGATGAG GGTGTGGAGGAACCAGTGGTTGAAACTGAAGAAGTACGACCGCCGCGTACTTTCGATATAGAAGATGCACGTCTCATCTATGTACCTGATGATCCTGATGAAGCGGTTTTAAAATCTGATGGAAAACTTGATGATACGGATACAGGACTGATGGATAAGAATGCAGATGTTAGCAGTAAAGAAATTGGTAATCTCGATGATTCAATGATAAATTCTGAAAAACCAGTTGCCAACGATAAACCAAATGAGAAAGTATCGATAGACATACTTAAAGAAACAGTTGTTGTTGATCCACCACTTGAAGATCCAAAACTGAAAATCAAAGAAGAAAATGTCGAGATTGTTCTGGAAGAAGAAACTGGCATGGGTGATGAAGTAATTGATATCAAAGAAGTTGATATAGAAATGGAAAATTCGAAAGAGGTTGTTGGTGAAACTTTAAAGAACGAAAATGAACAAGTAGGGAGCAACGCTGACATAGAATCGGACGACACTGAAACAGCTGATGAACCTATATCAGTCGAAGATGATGTACCTGGAGAACTAAAAGCAGAGGCTTATGGTGATCCAAAAGAAGaggctcaaaattttgctgAAGATGATGTGGCATCCTCCAGTGTTGTACCAGCCATTCTCATCATTATCGGAGTTATTGTAGGCGTGGTTCTTTTTGCTGCCGTTGTGTCTGCGGTCATGAAAGGGGGCTTGTTTGCAGGTGGGGCCGGCTCGGTTCCAGCAAATCCACCTCCTCCACCAATGGAACAAGCACCTCTAAATGATGTTCAAGCTCAGCGCGTTGCTCAAATGGATTGGTAA